A part of Saccharomonospora amisosensis genomic DNA contains:
- a CDS encoding MBL fold metallo-hydrolase gives MSDRLYFRQLLSGRDFAVGDPVATQMRNFAYLIGDRETREAVLVDPAYAVDDLLGVLAADDMRLVGVLATHHHPDHVGGEMMGFSLPGLAELLSRVQVPVHVNREETEWVRRVTGVSGTDLVGHDHDDLLEVGAIGIRLLHTPGHTPGSQCFLLDGSLVAGDTLFLDGCGRTDFPGGDADAMYRSLRWLADLDGDPVVYPGHMYSAQPSAALSRVRRDNVVFRPRSLEQWRAMFG, from the coding sequence ATGTCCGATCGCCTGTACTTCCGGCAACTACTGTCCGGCCGTGACTTCGCCGTCGGCGACCCGGTGGCCACCCAGATGCGCAACTTCGCCTACCTGATCGGCGACCGGGAGACGCGGGAGGCGGTACTGGTCGACCCCGCCTACGCCGTGGACGACCTGCTCGGCGTGCTGGCGGCCGACGACATGCGGCTGGTGGGTGTGCTCGCCACCCACCACCACCCCGACCACGTCGGCGGCGAGATGATGGGTTTCTCGCTGCCCGGCCTCGCCGAACTGCTCTCGCGGGTCCAGGTGCCGGTGCACGTCAACCGCGAGGAAACGGAATGGGTGCGGCGCGTCACAGGTGTGTCCGGGACCGACCTGGTTGGCCACGACCACGACGACCTGCTCGAGGTGGGCGCCATCGGCATCCGGCTGCTGCACACCCCGGGTCACACACCGGGAAGCCAGTGCTTCCTGCTCGACGGCAGTCTTGTGGCGGGAGACACGCTGTTCCTGGACGGTTGCGGCCGCACCGACTTCCCCGGCGGCGATGCGGACGCGATGTACCGCAGCCTGCGCTGGCTTGCCGACCTCGACGGCGACCCGGTGGTGTATCCGGGACATATGTACTCGGCGCAGCCGTCGGCGGCGCTGTCGCGCGTGCGGCGTGACAACGTCGTGTTCCGGCCACGGTCGCTGGAGCAGTGGCGCGCCATGTTCGGCTGA
- a CDS encoding FAD-dependent monooxygenase, whose product MTTTTTGPVAVIGNGPVGQTTALLLARWGVPVVLLDRRPGRDAVGSKAICQQRDVLDIWETVGAGRRVAREGVTWTTARTFYRDDELFAYDLPDHGRSCFPPFVNISQARTEEILDERIAAEPLIDVRWDHDVTDISQDDSGVRLRCGGTGGDTITASYAVACAGARGDDIRRLLGVSFEGHSFDDRFLICDIRTRLPGWSSERRFYFDPSWNRGRQVLIHPCPDSTFRIDWQVPGDYDLEAEEADGRLDRRIRQIIGEAEYEIVWKSVYRFHARVADRLRVGRVLLAGDCAHLVAPFGARGLNSGVADAENAAWKLAFVLRGWAGESLLETYHDERHAAALENLQVTSATMRFLVPRTEADTARRVDVLRRARTDVSAHAEVDSGRLSEPFWYIDSPLTTADPTRPFAGRPPRGRLPAAGPGVLVPDGPVRVNGRRTRLRELAREGFLLLLAPEADRAAVASAVSGLRVPARVHALSELDDTGVLAETLGARAGEVWLIRPDAHVAAVINTRGTLDTPGTPAVGEAITTALRTALSEEGGARSGAAARA is encoded by the coding sequence ATGACCACGACCACCACCGGTCCCGTCGCCGTGATCGGAAACGGTCCCGTCGGCCAGACCACCGCACTGCTGCTGGCCCGCTGGGGCGTGCCCGTCGTGCTGCTCGATCGCCGGCCGGGCCGCGACGCGGTCGGGTCCAAGGCGATCTGCCAGCAGCGGGACGTGCTCGACATCTGGGAGACGGTCGGCGCGGGTCGCCGCGTGGCTCGGGAGGGCGTGACATGGACGACCGCGCGCACGTTCTACCGCGACGACGAACTGTTCGCCTACGACCTGCCCGACCACGGCCGGTCCTGCTTCCCCCCGTTCGTCAACATCTCGCAGGCCCGCACCGAGGAGATCCTCGACGAGCGCATCGCCGCCGAACCGCTCATCGACGTCAGATGGGACCACGACGTCACCGACATCAGCCAGGACGACAGTGGGGTCCGGTTGCGGTGCGGCGGGACGGGCGGGGACACGATCACCGCCTCCTACGCGGTGGCATGCGCGGGTGCGCGTGGCGACGACATCCGCCGACTGCTCGGCGTGTCCTTCGAGGGCCACTCCTTCGACGACAGGTTCCTCATCTGCGACATCCGCACCCGGCTGCCGGGCTGGAGCAGCGAGCGCCGGTTCTACTTCGACCCCTCCTGGAACCGTGGCAGGCAGGTGCTGATCCATCCCTGCCCGGACTCCACGTTCCGTATCGACTGGCAGGTGCCCGGCGACTACGACCTCGAGGCAGAGGAGGCCGACGGCAGGCTCGACCGGCGGATCAGGCAGATCATCGGCGAGGCGGAGTACGAGATCGTGTGGAAGTCGGTGTACCGGTTCCACGCGCGCGTGGCCGACCGGTTGCGGGTGGGCCGCGTGCTACTGGCCGGTGACTGCGCGCACCTCGTGGCGCCGTTCGGTGCGCGCGGGCTGAACTCCGGCGTGGCCGATGCGGAAAACGCCGCCTGGAAGCTCGCCTTCGTGTTGCGTGGCTGGGCCGGCGAGTCGCTGCTGGAGACATACCACGACGAGCGGCACGCTGCCGCACTGGAGAATCTCCAGGTCACCAGCGCCACGATGCGCTTTCTCGTTCCGAGGACCGAGGCCGACACCGCTCGCAGGGTGGATGTGCTGCGACGCGCCCGCACCGACGTCTCGGCACATGCCGAGGTGGACTCCGGCCGGCTCAGCGAACCGTTCTGGTACATCGACTCCCCGCTCACCACCGCCGACCCCACCCGGCCGTTCGCGGGAAGGCCGCCGCGCGGCAGGCTGCCCGCGGCCGGACCGGGCGTGCTCGTGCCCGACGGCCCGGTGCGGGTGAACGGGCGGCGCACCAGGCTCCGTGAGCTGGCCCGCGAGGGGTTCCTGCTGCTGCTGGCGCCCGAGGCCGACAGAGCGGCCGTCGCCTCGGCCGTGAGCGGGCTGCGCGTACCCGCGCGCGTGCACGCGCTGAGCGAACTCGACGACACCGGCGTACTCGCCGAGACGTTGGGCGCGAGGGCGGGGGAGGTGTGGCTGATCCGGCCGGACGCGCATGTCGCCGCCGTAATCAACACCCGCGGCACCCTCGATACCCCCGGCACCCCGGCCGTGGGCGAGGCGATCACGACCGCACTACGCACCGCGCTCAGCGAGGAAGGCGGCGCCAGATCGGGCGCGGCAGCGCGCGCATGA
- a CDS encoding class I SAM-dependent methyltransferase, with the protein MSATERWRADLEAWRIPEQVLASAEDSPWVLPRHVFTRRADVLTAEPEGASFPAAWEALDPPGTVLDVGAAAGAASLPLAARSTSITAVDTDSGLLGEFERRATALGVPARAIEGRWPDVADRAGVADVVVCHHVIYNAADIAPFLRALTESARRLVVVETTRRHPLTSLNDLWLRFHGIVRPQGPTAEDAVAVLRELGIEPKVAAWRRQHSASEHPDFDTLVDVTRRRLCLPRERAPEVAKALRDGGADGTRDLGSSGDEIVTLVWRP; encoded by the coding sequence ATGAGCGCGACCGAACGTTGGCGCGCAGATCTGGAGGCGTGGCGCATCCCGGAGCAGGTGCTGGCGTCGGCCGAGGACTCGCCGTGGGTGCTGCCAAGACACGTGTTCACCCGCCGCGCGGACGTCCTCACGGCCGAACCGGAGGGCGCGTCCTTTCCCGCGGCGTGGGAGGCGCTCGACCCGCCCGGCACCGTGCTGGACGTGGGCGCGGCGGCGGGCGCCGCCAGTCTGCCGCTGGCCGCGCGCAGCACCTCCATCACGGCCGTGGACACCGACTCCGGGCTGCTCGGCGAGTTCGAGCGGCGGGCGACGGCACTCGGCGTGCCCGCCCGCGCGATCGAGGGCAGGTGGCCGGACGTGGCGGACCGGGCGGGCGTCGCCGACGTGGTGGTGTGCCACCACGTGATCTACAACGCCGCCGACATCGCGCCCTTCCTCCGCGCGCTGACCGAGTCCGCCCGCAGGCTCGTTGTGGTGGAGACGACACGGCGACACCCGCTGACCTCCCTCAACGACCTGTGGCTGCGCTTCCACGGCATCGTCCGGCCGCAGGGACCGACGGCCGAGGACGCCGTCGCCGTACTGCGCGAGCTCGGTATCGAGCCGAAAGTGGCGGCCTGGCGGCGGCAGCACTCCGCTTCTGAGCATCCCGACTTCGACACGCTCGTCGACGTCACCCGCCGCCGCCTGTGTCTGCCCCGCGAAAGGGCGCCCGAGGTGGCGAAGGCGCTGCGCGACGGCGGTGCCGACGGCACGCGCGATCTGGGCTCTTCCGGTGACGAGATCGTGACACTGGTGTGGAGACCGTAG
- a CDS encoding PPOX class F420-dependent oxidoreductase, with translation MSPSEELRAFWRERHLATLATLRPDGSPHVVPVGVTVDEAFQIARVICSAGSVKARNVRAAGSKGARVAVTQVDRRRWSTLEGRAVVTDDPDAVRDAERRYAERYRLPRINPHRVVLEITIDRLLGMR, from the coding sequence ATGTCACCGAGCGAGGAGTTGCGCGCGTTCTGGCGGGAGCGGCACCTGGCCACGCTGGCCACCCTGCGGCCCGACGGCTCCCCGCACGTGGTGCCGGTCGGCGTCACGGTGGACGAGGCCTTCCAGATCGCGAGAGTCATCTGCTCGGCGGGAAGCGTCAAGGCCCGCAACGTCCGCGCCGCGGGTTCGAAGGGCGCGCGCGTCGCCGTCACGCAGGTGGACCGGCGACGCTGGTCGACGCTGGAGGGCCGCGCCGTGGTCACCGACGACCCCGACGCGGTGCGCGACGCCGAGCGCCGCTACGCCGAGCGCTACCGCCTTCCCCGGATCAACCCGCACCGGGTCGTCCTCGAGATCACCATCGACCGGTTGCTCGGGATGCGCTGA
- a CDS encoding Acg family FMN-binding oxidoreductase yields the protein MKHEWSAGETDVLARAVVRAPSVHNTQPWWLELPDGEALVFERKDLELPFHDALGRDRAISCGAAIANLDLGMRVLAQRPDVALLPDPGRPELVARLTVTRTVPPTDTDLHRYSAIARRRSYRYAFGDTELSDYDVKDLIAASTSEGVQVKVLRGGEDLTALAEVLEYAALTVARDSGYQRELTLWTVHDGVGPARSTGIADGTLPNSSLPWAGLVRPNTALPDRATLAQRLERETVLVFLTPGDTRLDHLRTGIGMQHTWLAAVDMGLAAAVQTQPLHLSEARASFIEKLGLAGYPQLLMRVGHPTLSSLPQSPRQRAANLLNRLDS from the coding sequence ATGAAGCACGAGTGGTCGGCGGGTGAGACAGATGTCCTGGCCAGGGCTGTGGTGCGGGCGCCGTCGGTGCACAACACCCAGCCGTGGTGGCTCGAGCTTCCCGACGGCGAGGCGCTGGTGTTCGAGCGCAAGGACCTCGAACTGCCCTTTCACGACGCACTTGGCAGGGACCGGGCCATCTCGTGTGGCGCGGCGATCGCGAACCTCGACCTGGGGATGCGGGTGCTGGCACAGCGCCCCGATGTCGCGCTGCTCCCCGATCCTGGGCGCCCGGAGCTGGTGGCCAGGCTCACCGTGACGCGGACGGTGCCTCCCACCGACACCGACCTGCACCGCTACTCCGCTATCGCACGCAGGCGCAGCTACCGGTACGCGTTCGGCGACACCGAGCTGTCCGACTACGACGTGAAGGACCTCATCGCCGCGTCGACCTCCGAGGGCGTGCAGGTGAAGGTGCTGCGGGGCGGCGAGGACCTGACCGCGCTCGCCGAGGTGCTGGAGTACGCGGCGCTCACCGTCGCGCGCGACAGCGGCTACCAACGCGAGTTGACGCTGTGGACCGTCCACGACGGTGTCGGCCCCGCGCGCTCGACGGGAATCGCCGACGGCACGCTGCCGAACTCGTCGCTGCCATGGGCCGGGCTGGTCCGGCCCAACACGGCGTTGCCGGATCGCGCCACCCTGGCACAGCGGTTGGAACGCGAGACGGTCCTGGTGTTCCTGACGCCGGGGGACACCCGGCTCGATCACCTGCGCACCGGGATCGGCATGCAACACACCTGGCTGGCGGCCGTCGATATGGGGCTCGCCGCCGCGGTGCAGACCCAGCCGCTGCACCTCAGCGAGGCACGGGCGAGCTTCATCGAGAAGCTCGGACTGGCGGGCTACCCGCAACTGCTCATGCGGGTCGGGCACCCGACGTTGTCGAGCCTGCCGCAGAGCCCGAGACAACGCGCGGCGAACCTGCTCAACCGGCTGGACAGCTGA
- a CDS encoding decaprenylphospho-beta-D-erythro-pentofuranosid-2-ulose 2-reductase, with translation MNETVVVLGGRSEIGTAVATRLARQGASRFVLAARRSADLDAEEAALREAGASTVDRVEFDADDLDQHESVLTAIMTEHGPVDVVVTAFGVLGDQRRAEADAAHAVAIVHTDYTAHVSVLTHLANLLRAQGHGTVVVFSSVAGVRVRRANYVYGSAKAGLDGFACGLADALHGSGVRLLLVRPGFVIGRMTEGMTPAPLSSTPAQVADATVAALRKGRHTVWVPALLRPVFALMRALPRPIWRRLPR, from the coding sequence GTGAACGAGACGGTTGTCGTCCTGGGTGGCCGCAGCGAGATCGGCACGGCCGTCGCCACCCGGCTGGCCAGGCAGGGGGCTTCGCGGTTCGTGCTGGCCGCAAGGCGCAGCGCTGACCTCGACGCCGAGGAGGCCGCGCTGCGCGAGGCGGGTGCGAGCACGGTCGACCGGGTGGAGTTCGACGCCGACGACCTCGATCAGCACGAAAGCGTGCTCACCGCGATCATGACCGAGCACGGCCCGGTGGACGTCGTGGTCACGGCGTTCGGTGTGCTGGGAGACCAGCGGCGCGCCGAGGCCGACGCCGCACATGCCGTGGCGATCGTGCACACCGACTACACCGCGCACGTCAGCGTGCTGACCCACCTGGCGAACCTGCTGCGGGCACAGGGCCACGGCACTGTCGTGGTGTTCTCCTCGGTCGCGGGCGTGCGCGTGCGCAGGGCGAACTACGTGTACGGCTCGGCGAAGGCTGGCCTGGACGGCTTCGCCTGCGGGCTGGCGGACGCGCTGCACGGCAGCGGCGTGCGGCTGCTGCTCGTGCGGCCCGGCTTCGTCATCGGGCGGATGACCGAGGGCATGACTCCCGCCCCGCTGTCGTCCACCCCCGCCCAGGTCGCCGACGCCACGGTGGCGGCACTGCGCAAGGGAAGGCACACGGTGTGGGTGCCCGCGCTGCTGCGTCCGGTGTTCGCGCTCATGCGCGCGCTGCCGCGCCCGATCTGGCGCCGCCTTCCTCGCTGA
- a CDS encoding response regulator transcription factor gives MTISVFLVDDHEIVRRGLADLLDAEADMEIVGEAASVSEALTRVPGSGADVAVLDVRLPDGNGVELCRELLSRLPGMRCLMLTSYADDEALFNAIMAGASGFVLKQVLGSDLVSAVRTVGSGGSLLDSRTTAALMNRIRRERDEADPVAGLSEQERAVFDLIGEGLTNREIAERLFLAEKTVKNYVSRLLGKLGMQRRTQAAVLATELRRSSGRKPPQE, from the coding sequence GTGACCATCAGTGTGTTCCTGGTAGACGACCACGAGATCGTTCGCCGCGGTCTGGCCGACCTGCTCGACGCCGAGGCCGATATGGAGATCGTCGGTGAGGCCGCCTCCGTCAGCGAGGCACTCACCCGCGTTCCCGGTTCGGGCGCCGACGTCGCCGTGCTCGACGTGCGCCTGCCCGATGGCAACGGTGTGGAACTGTGCCGGGAACTGCTGTCACGGCTGCCGGGGATGCGCTGCCTCATGCTTACCTCCTACGCCGACGACGAGGCGCTGTTCAACGCGATCATGGCGGGCGCGTCCGGCTTCGTGCTCAAGCAGGTGCTCGGTTCCGACCTCGTGTCCGCGGTGCGCACGGTGGGCTCCGGTGGCTCGCTGCTGGACAGCAGGACCACCGCCGCGCTGATGAACCGGATCCGGCGCGAGCGCGACGAGGCCGACCCGGTCGCGGGGCTGTCCGAGCAGGAGCGTGCGGTCTTCGACCTCATCGGCGAGGGCCTGACCAACCGCGAGATCGCCGAGCGGTTGTTCCTCGCGGAGAAGACCGTGAAGAACTACGTGTCGCGGCTGCTGGGCAAGCTGGGCATGCAGCGAAGGACACAGGCGGCCGTGCTGGCCACCGAGTTACGCAGGTCATCGGGTAGGAAGCCGCCGCAGGAGTGA
- a CDS encoding sensor histidine kinase, translating into MPVELRPAGVPDESRPRATSLTGLRLDELLHEVQERLTEIVKTRDRLQGLLDAVLAVATGLELDSTLQRIVQAATELVDAEYGALGVLSDDGNGLSEFVYVGIDEETRSRMGHLPEGKGLLGLLIDDPRPVRVADLSQHPASVGFPRNHPPMHSFLGVPVRVRDKIFGNLYMTEKRGGAEFTVDDEVVLQALAAAAGVAVDNARLFEKSRMRERWLGTVAEINGELLGGASIDTTLELIVLRVRELAGAEDAFILLAGDEATDAVSVSVTSGERSSALAGLSVDTAGTSLIAEVMREGQPRVLPDLTSALPEGPKVSSAGFGPAVAVPLSSASGAGGVLVTARSKGAQAFAEDQLPMLLSLADQAAVALEFADKQRNQRLLDLLADRDRIAQDLHDHVIQRLFATGMSLQGTLRRIPDQHARGRVQQAVEQLDRTVREIRTSIFDLHTTGSERPASLRRRLLDVVADISGDSAVSPSMRISGAVDTFVPPQIGEHAEAVLREALSNALRHSGAEEISVSVDATADGLSIEVADDGVGIGEDVKRSGLDNMVRRARQCGGDAVIDSEPGRGTTLSWRVPLR; encoded by the coding sequence ATGCCAGTGGAGCTGAGGCCGGCAGGGGTGCCTGACGAGTCCCGACCCAGAGCTACCTCCCTCACCGGGTTGCGCCTTGACGAACTGTTGCACGAGGTGCAGGAGCGGCTCACCGAGATCGTCAAGACTCGTGACCGACTGCAGGGCCTGCTCGACGCCGTGCTCGCGGTGGCGACGGGGCTGGAGCTCGACTCGACGTTGCAGCGCATCGTGCAGGCGGCGACCGAACTCGTGGACGCGGAGTACGGCGCGCTCGGAGTGCTCTCCGACGACGGCAACGGGCTGTCGGAGTTCGTCTACGTCGGCATCGACGAGGAGACCAGGTCGAGGATGGGCCACCTGCCGGAGGGCAAGGGCCTGCTCGGGCTGCTCATCGACGACCCGCGCCCGGTCCGGGTCGCCGACCTGTCGCAACACCCGGCCTCGGTGGGCTTCCCGCGCAACCACCCGCCGATGCACAGCTTCCTCGGGGTGCCGGTGCGGGTGCGCGACAAGATCTTCGGCAACCTCTACATGACCGAGAAGCGCGGCGGTGCGGAGTTCACCGTCGACGACGAGGTGGTGCTGCAGGCACTGGCGGCGGCCGCGGGTGTCGCCGTGGACAACGCGAGGTTGTTCGAGAAGTCACGCATGCGGGAGCGTTGGCTCGGCACCGTCGCCGAGATCAACGGCGAACTGCTCGGCGGCGCCTCCATCGACACCACGCTGGAGCTGATCGTGCTACGCGTTCGGGAACTCGCGGGTGCGGAGGACGCCTTCATCCTGCTCGCCGGTGACGAGGCCACCGACGCGGTTTCGGTGAGCGTGACCTCGGGCGAGCGCAGCTCGGCGCTGGCGGGGCTGTCCGTGGACACCGCGGGGACGTCGCTGATCGCCGAGGTGATGCGGGAAGGCCAGCCGCGCGTCCTGCCTGATCTGACCTCGGCGCTGCCCGAGGGACCGAAGGTCTCCTCGGCGGGTTTCGGGCCCGCCGTGGCGGTCCCGCTTTCCAGCGCTTCCGGGGCGGGGGGCGTGCTGGTCACCGCGCGGTCGAAGGGGGCGCAGGCCTTCGCCGAGGACCAGCTGCCCATGCTGCTGTCGCTGGCCGACCAGGCGGCGGTCGCGCTCGAGTTCGCCGACAAGCAACGCAACCAGCGGCTGCTTGACCTGCTCGCCGATCGCGACCGCATCGCGCAGGACCTGCATGACCATGTGATCCAGCGGCTGTTCGCCACGGGCATGAGCCTGCAGGGCACGCTTCGGCGGATTCCCGATCAGCACGCCCGTGGCCGGGTGCAGCAGGCGGTGGAGCAACTGGACCGTACCGTGCGCGAGATCCGCACATCGATCTTCGACCTGCACACTACCGGTTCGGAGCGGCCCGCCAGCCTGCGGCGCCGACTGCTCGACGTGGTCGCGGACATCTCCGGCGACTCGGCCGTTTCGCCGTCGATGCGGATCTCGGGTGCGGTGGACACGTTCGTGCCACCGCAGATCGGTGAACACGCCGAGGCGGTGCTGCGGGAGGCGCTGAGCAACGCGCTTCGACACTCCGGTGCCGAGGAGATCTCGGTTTCGGTGGACGCCACCGCCGACGGGTTGTCGATCGAGGTCGCCGACGACGGTGTCGGCATCGGCGAGGACGTCAAACGCAGCGGTTTGGACAACATGGTGCGCCGAGCCAGGCAGTGCGGTGGCGACGCCGTCATCGACTCCGAGCCCGGCCGAGGAACCACGCTGTCCTGGCGCGTGCCGCTGCGCTGA
- a CDS encoding MBL fold metallo-hydrolase: protein MSRKAFASSADLAEKEQTLEVLADGVYALTAEGDPNVGAVEGEDFLVCFEAMATPVAAREWLAKLREHTDKPVRYLVLSHYHAVRVLGASAFDAQAIVAHENTRALVAERGMQDWESEFARMPRLAKQADSVPGLTWPTVTFSERMTIDLGGDRGELQLRYCGRGHTEGDLVGWLPKHRILFAGDLVEAQAALYTGDAFHRDWVSGTLDRIKELRAEALVGGRGAVSRGRDAVDAAIEQTRHFLRVLIDEVGGVHQRGGTLKEAFQRAHAALYDRYGHWPIFEHTLPFDVSRLWDELGGVERPVIWTAERDREVWDQLQD, encoded by the coding sequence GTGTCCCGGAAGGCATTCGCCTCCTCGGCGGACCTCGCGGAGAAGGAACAGACACTGGAGGTGCTCGCCGACGGGGTGTACGCGCTCACGGCCGAGGGCGACCCCAACGTCGGCGCCGTCGAGGGTGAGGACTTCCTGGTGTGCTTCGAGGCGATGGCCACACCGGTCGCAGCCAGGGAATGGCTGGCGAAGCTTCGCGAACACACCGACAAGCCGGTGCGCTACCTGGTGCTCTCGCACTACCACGCGGTGCGGGTGCTGGGTGCGTCGGCGTTCGACGCGCAGGCGATCGTGGCGCACGAAAACACCCGCGCGCTGGTGGCCGAACGCGGCATGCAGGACTGGGAAAGCGAGTTCGCCCGCATGCCGAGGCTGGCCAAGCAGGCCGACTCCGTGCCGGGACTGACCTGGCCCACAGTCACCTTCTCCGAGCGGATGACCATCGACCTCGGCGGCGACCGGGGCGAGTTGCAGCTGCGGTACTGCGGTCGCGGCCACACCGAGGGCGACCTGGTCGGCTGGCTGCCCAAGCACCGCATCCTGTTCGCGGGCGACCTTGTGGAGGCGCAGGCGGCGCTCTACACCGGCGACGCCTTCCACCGCGATTGGGTGTCGGGCACGCTCGACCGGATCAAGGAACTGCGTGCCGAGGCCCTCGTCGGCGGGCGAGGCGCGGTCAGTCGAGGCAGGGACGCGGTCGACGCGGCGATCGAGCAGACCCGCCACTTCCTCCGGGTGCTGATCGACGAGGTGGGCGGGGTCCACCAGCGTGGAGGGACACTGAAGGAGGCCTTCCAACGCGCCCACGCGGCGCTGTACGACCGGTACGGCCACTGGCCGATCTTCGAGCACACGTTGCCGTTCGACGTGTCGAGGCTGTGGGACGAACTCGGCGGTGTCGAACGGCCGGTGATCTGGACGGCCGAACGCGACCGCGAGGTCTGGGACCAACTGCAGGACTGA
- a CDS encoding Acg family FMN-binding oxidoreductase: MSNTTASATDIVAAALHAGILAPSPHNTQPWEFRVHGETIEVLLDDTRVLGYCDPDAREATLACGAAVLNMRMTIAEQGRECVVEPLPDRARPLLLATVAVGGQRHPTPEEQRLASAVERRHTNRRPYLDREIPVAVRHALTEAAGAEGARLVLLDQAQRFDEFVALLRHADHLQQQDPRFLAELREWTHDGERSDGVPKAAGGPRAVDGGLLALRDFGGDVATEREFERRPLVAVLTTRGDTRLDMLRAGQAMQRVLLSATAAGLNASFLSQPIEVDSVRGRLRELLGGHEHPQTVLRLGYGYPSAATPRRPVEEVTREGPP; this comes from the coding sequence ATGAGCAACACGACCGCCTCCGCCACCGACATCGTGGCGGCCGCGCTGCACGCGGGCATCCTCGCACCGTCGCCGCACAACACGCAGCCGTGGGAGTTTCGGGTACACGGCGAGACGATCGAGGTGCTGCTGGACGACACCCGGGTGCTGGGCTACTGCGACCCTGACGCGCGAGAGGCGACACTCGCCTGCGGCGCGGCCGTGCTCAACATGCGGATGACGATCGCCGAGCAGGGCAGGGAGTGCGTCGTTGAGCCGCTGCCCGATCGGGCGCGGCCGCTGCTGCTCGCGACCGTGGCCGTGGGGGGACAGCGGCACCCCACCCCGGAGGAACAGCGACTGGCCTCGGCCGTCGAACGCAGGCACACCAACCGCAGGCCGTATCTGGATCGGGAGATCCCGGTCGCGGTGCGGCACGCGCTCACCGAGGCCGCAGGCGCTGAGGGCGCCCGGCTGGTGCTGCTCGACCAGGCGCAGCGGTTCGACGAGTTCGTCGCGCTACTGCGACACGCCGACCACCTGCAGCAGCAGGACCCCCGCTTCCTGGCCGAGCTGCGGGAGTGGACCCACGATGGGGAACGTAGTGACGGGGTGCCGAAGGCGGCGGGAGGCCCCCGCGCGGTCGACGGCGGCCTGCTGGCGCTGCGTGACTTCGGTGGCGATGTCGCCACCGAGCGCGAGTTCGAACGCCGCCCGCTCGTCGCCGTGCTCACCACGCGGGGCGACACACGGCTGGACATGCTGCGCGCCGGGCAGGCGATGCAGCGGGTACTGCTCAGCGCCACCGCTGCCGGACTGAACGCGTCGTTTCTGTCCCAACCCATCGAGGTCGACTCGGTGCGGGGGCGGTTGCGTGAACTGCTGGGCGGGCACGAGCATCCGCAGACCGTGTTGCGGCTGGGCTACGGCTACCCCAGCGCGGCGACGCCTCGCCGCCCGGTCGAGGAGGTCACCAGGGAGGGGCCGCCGTGA
- a CDS encoding MarR family winged helix-turn-helix transcriptional regulator encodes MTAEPTGHDRLDYLSFVDFAVERTRERLPAVDPDAMRLVLTLHRLTSALVYDLESAVHRPRGLSWPGFRVLFVLWLAGPLESKRVAELSGMSRAAVSALVNTLQRGGLVEREQAEHDRRVVLLRLTTQGEDTIKNDYLAHNERERSWAAALNPAERDTLVALLEKLMAGSAAAEAKRRF; translated from the coding sequence ATGACCGCCGAGCCGACCGGGCACGACCGACTCGACTACCTCTCGTTCGTCGACTTCGCGGTGGAACGCACTCGCGAGCGGCTGCCCGCCGTCGACCCCGATGCGATGCGGCTCGTGCTGACCCTGCACCGATTGACCAGCGCGCTGGTCTACGACCTCGAGTCGGCCGTGCACCGGCCACGGGGGCTGAGCTGGCCGGGCTTTCGGGTGCTGTTCGTGCTGTGGCTGGCGGGTCCGCTGGAGTCCAAGCGCGTGGCCGAGCTGTCCGGAATGAGCCGCGCTGCCGTGTCGGCGCTGGTCAACACCCTGCAACGGGGTGGGCTCGTCGAACGCGAGCAGGCCGAACACGACCGGCGTGTTGTCCTGCTGCGGCTCACCACCCAGGGCGAGGACACGATCAAGAACGACTATCTGGCCCACAACGAACGCGAGCGGTCGTGGGCGGCCGCGCTGAACCCGGCCGAACGCGACACGCTGGTGGCATTGCTGGAGAAGCTGATGGCCGGTTCCGCGGCGGCGGAGGCCAAGCGCCGCTTCTAG